GTGCGCCACGCCGTAGCGAATCGTGGGCGCCCATCAGTGCCGCACGCGCCGGTGTATCGCATGTGGTGCCAAAGCCTATTAAGAACAAGCTGAAGTCGTCTAAATCAGTAACACCATCAACGTTGATATCTGTAGGGCATATTCCGAGTAGTTCACGCAGGGCATCCAGATCGACGTTATCAATAACACCATCTGCGTTAACATCGCCTACGAGTTGGGTAGGCATCCACACGCTCTTGATCTTTTCAAGAATGTTCATGTCCCCTGAAAAAGGAACTGGAGTCAGCGGATCGATAGTTACTCCGCCTGCAATTGCATCCCAACTGTCCCAACCGCCACAGAGGTTGACAGCTCCATTTACGGTGTAGGAAACATTGCCAATCTGAAATGTGTTCAGACCAAAGTAGTTTTCTGAACCTACTTTCCAGCGGTCATCTACCCACTGGAACCAAGCAATCCCTTTGAAATCAGGACGGTTGTCCAGTAATTCCTCAGAAGCTACAGCTGCACCACCAAGCACTGACTGAATACATGTTTGAACATCACGGTTGGAATTCAGCTGATTTCGTAGGCTTCCGATGTGAAATGCAATTGCCAGTTTGGCGATCGGGACTGTGCCACGTGATGTTGCTGCGTTGAGACTCTCTCAGGGCTCATCCCTATAGAGGATGAAACTGACCATCGGCCTAAATTTCAAGAAACCATCCAGTGATTTGGACACCATCAGTCTTTTATCAGTAGAAACCCCGTGTCAAACCCAATACAAAATAAAACAGAAAGCAAAGTTCTCTTTCACGACAAACCGATGAAGATGGCAACTGAGGCAGCCACTAACAATGCATATGAATGCAATCAACTCCAACCTGAATGGTTTGACCAACACCTGGGCTTCATCGCTGCCCTTTTGGATCATCTTCGCAAGTCTCATCCTATTAAATGTTTGGGCTGTGAATTCGGTCTCGATCAAACCTTTTCCAGACACAGCGAACCACTTAGCAGCGGCCTCAATCATTAGTCAATACACGGAAGCAGGAACACCGTATCAAGAACTATTTGATCTTGATGTAGGCATACGGCCTAACACCCTGCACTTACATATTGTTTCCTCAGGATTTTTGGGCCACCCAATGACTGCCGCCCACATTATTTTCACGCTCTTTGTGATCGTGACGCCCTTGTTGATTTGGAGCATCATTCGAGTCACCGGAGGCAACCAATGGGCTGTTCTTCTTAGCTTTCCGTTTCTCTACAGCTTCACGGTGGCTTATGGCTTCACAGAGTTCATGATGTCTATTCCTTTTTTATTAGCGACCATTCTTGCCCTTTTCATTTGGATCCAGCGACCATCTTGGCTGTCTTGGATCGCTCTGGCACTTTTGTTTTTCTTAGCCTCCTGGGCACACGTCTTCGTTTTTGTTTTTTCCGCAATGATGATCGTTCTTACGATCTTAATACGTTACAGAAAGCAACCCACTCTCTGTTTTCTTGGCTTCGCTTCGATCATTCCAGGGACCATCATGATCGCCATCTGGTATACCAGTCGAGAGTCATCTCCGACCACCTTGATTTCACTGCTTTCGTATTACAAACGGATTTATTGGTCAACACTGGGCACGAGATTTTCTGACTGGCTCTTCCTTGACAATCGAGTGCTCATTAATCCCTCAATCGGACCATACATTGGCCTTTTCTTTAAGGTAGTGGTATTGAGCGTGGCGGCATGGCGAATGATCGTATGGCTTCGCGCTCGCACGAAAGACGCTGGCGATCATTGGCTGAAACGCCTGGCTCAAGCACCAGCTTTGGTCCCGGTATGCGTCACCGCCACTGCCTGCTTCGTAGTGTGTTTTGGACCGTTTAATTTGCCGCCTTCGGCCATGTGGGTTTATCAGAGATTTCCTTTCATGGTGTTCATTGGATTGGTATTACTTTTGGCAATGGGACCTTGGTCACGACGAGATCAGCGCATACTCATCGTCATTGGATGCTTTGTTGCCTACCTCTACACTGGATTATGGATCGAACATTTTGCCGGCTTCCAAAGCGAGCAAGAAGACTTCCTTGCTGTTCTACCAGAAGATCATAATAATCAGGTTGTGGGCTTCTACATCGAAGACCCCACCTACCGCGGAGACCCAGAAGCTCTTATTCACTTCGGTAACTACCTCACAACACTGCATCAAGGTATTAGCGTGAATGCAATGTATGACTATCCTCTGTGGCCAATTCAACGAACAGTTGAGTCAGATGTGCTGCCGATCTTTTGTGAGACAAACGAGCTTGATGCCTATCTTGCGTATCCTCATATTAAACAGATTATTTATCGCGGCAAGAGTCAACCAAGCATCCAATTTCTTTCACAATATGAGCTCGCCAGGCAGTATGGGCAGTGGGAACTCTATCAAGCGATCCAAAACAACACGCCTGAAACAACACACCCTTAGTAGAATCTCTAGGCGCGTAATGATTTGAAGCACTGATCACCATTTCAGCACAGTGGCGAACATGCTTGCGAACAGGCACCAATACCAGATCACAAAGAACAGCTTCCCTATAGACTTCGATGAAGGCTATCAGTTCAGTAGCATTACCATAACCAGACAAGGACTGAGCTTTGTCTTAAACGGCTTACACGACATGTCGTCTAGAACAACAATTCAAAATTACGATGCACACAGCCCCAGCGTTGAAGCCGGGGCTGCGTATTTTGTGCATTCTTTGACCAGTTTAAGATGGCCATCTTAATACAATGAATCAGCTATTTTTATCAGGGACATTCTCCATCAACGCCTTTCATCGCTCCTCCGACCGGACCGGCCGTGACCGGGTTTACTCCAGTCAAACTAATGACTTGGCAAGGCGAAGTTGGAATCCATGAATAGACTGGACTGACTTGGCCGGTCATAAATACACGGTGGGCAGGAAATCCATCATGCGTACCAGTGATACGGTAGGTTGCTGTCAGCATCCCGGCCTGTGGATCACACTGCTGCATGACCTCAATATTGATCTGTCCATCAATATGTGGAATCACTTTAATGTCGATATAAGGCCCCCAGATAAGCACTCCAGGGAGCCAAACGAGAGCTGTAGGTATTCTGATTCGCCTAATATTAAATGGTGCGGAATGTATTTCAAACAGGAATTTAGATGATCGAAACAAGATCCCTTGGTTTAAATGACCTGTGAGTCTACCACTGACGAATGTGACATTGGTATCAGCTGTGTTCGGTCTGACCGGACATCCTGTAAAGATTGGGTAACGAAGCCATTTGGTGATTGGTGTGCAGTACTGCATTCCAGCCGGCATTGGTTTGGCATACCCCAAACCTAATGTCGATGGTGTCACGGAAGCATGCCATTGGCTCATAATGTTAAAGTTGAACCAGGCATTGGCCGCAATTTCTGCACCCACCAACACGCGATCTGTTTGCAACCCAGGCCCATCGCCACCACCACCGATGACGAGGGTCCCGAATGTACTATTGTCAACAAGTGGCTTTGGCATGATAGGCAATCCCAACCATGGAATACCAGCACGGTATCTAAATTCACCACGGCAATACTTCTGCACAGTTACGTCCCATGAGTAGACACAACCGTTGGCATCGGTGGCCTGTACGGTCACCACACCTTCTACATCTTCGAGTGCTTCGATGTAGTAAGCACACTTGCCACTATATGGATTGACGGTGTCAAGATCATTAAACAAAAGATTCTGACCCGAGGTAACTGCCCACTGAATGCTGCTACAGCTCTGACCGCAGGTGAAGTCAATATAAATATCATCTTTATCACCCATGTAGCGTGGCCCATCAAGACAAGGCGCCGGACATTCACAATCGTCGGGTACCCCATTGCCATCTAGATCTTGCTCGCATTCATCGAGAATACCATCTCCATCACAATCATTTTCAGGACCGGTGACTTCACATACATCGAGCACACCGTTGTTATTACAGTCATTGCCTGGAAGTTCACAACTGTCTTTGACACCATTGCCATCGCAATCATCATCTGAACCACCAGTACCACCCTCTTCACATTCGTCAAGTACACCATTGTCATCACAGTCGAGCTCTGGCTGAGATTCATCAGGAATGCCATCTTGATTGCAATCAGGGGCACCATTAAAGATCTCACACGCATCGATGATGCCATCGCCATCGGTATCTTCGATGGGCGTTCCTTCGGGAAGAAAAATATCATTAATACCATCGACACCACAATCAAATGCAAGACCACCAGGTCCACCGCTTCCACCACTGCCGTTACCATTACCACTACCTCCTCCCGCACCACCACCCGGTGGATCGGTCTCATCAGGCTCACCTGAACGAGGCAAGCAGTTGTTGCATGGATCACCTGGATCAAGAAGCAACTGCGAGGGCCAATCCACTAATGCATACATCTGACTTGCAATCTGGTAAACCAAGTCTGCTTGATGAAGATGAGGCCGCTCACCTATTGCATCCATTAATCTATTTATTGATGTGAGACCCAGCAATAGATCATCAGGATCAATGAGGCCATTTTCATTGAGATCGAGCTGCTGTCGATGTTCGATGCCTGACAACACCTCATTATTCATCCAACCAAGTAGCTGCCCATCAACCATATCCCACACAGCAACCACAGGTGCATAGGTCTCAGGTGTTTCTTGATACCAACCACCTACAAGAAGATCATGATGGCCATCTTGGTTGTAGTCTCTTACCACCGACATATGAACACCCAGATTAAACACGAGCGGATGTTCAATGTTGATATGAAACGAAGGCGTTCTGCCAACAATAGATGCTTTGTTTCTTACATCTAAATAGACCATTACATTTCCTGACGTGCCGAGCTGGCCAGGATCTGCCACAAGAAGATCTTGAATACCATCTCGATTGACGTCGGTGATCAGATGGTTTATCGATTGCTGTTGACTTGCATCACGAAGAGATGAAGTTGTCGTTTGCGGCTGGACCACCTGACTAACCACGAACTGAGATAGTGATAATGCAAGCATGCCGGCCATGAGGCCAATTTTGTGCCTTGTCATACAACCATTTTGATGGGATCTGCTAGAGATGCTTTCTTGATAATGATCCATGCCTTTATCTCCATATGCTGACGGCTTTGTTCGTGAGTCGATTGCCGTCTTTCACCATAAAGAGCGAAAACACCTACCTTCGAACGATTGTCTTTTTTTGTAACGATTGTGAAAACACACTGGCCTAGCGCTTTATGGGCCTCAAAAAAAATTTTAGCGCTGCTTTAGGCAATGACGCGAGCGATCAGAGATAAACTTGGCCCATGGCCTCAAAAAAGGCTTCGGCAAATGATCTGATTCTATGACATCAACACTGTGGCTCTTTCAAGTACTGGATGCGCAGAAAACATCTTCACTCCGGAAGGAGTAATAGGTCTTAAGACACAAGCAGTTTTATATTGAAGGTCAACGAACGATGACAGGCCTAGACAGCACTGCCATGCTCATGCCCCAACGCCGTGAGTGATTTTTGTAGGCGATGCCAACACCTCAAAGTCGGTCACTGTCACGTTGGCGAAAGCTGGGTGATTCTCAATTCCATCAAAGAGTTCTGACTTCTTGTAATCCAACATTGACTGCTCGTCTTTCCAGACGTACACGCCGCCATAGGTATTGGTCTCTTCGTTGGCAAGCCAGTATTTAGAGATGAGACCTGAACATTCAGCAAAATCGCCCGCGACTTCGTCACAAACTGCTTCGTACTCGGGGCGACTCACACCATTCAAATTGAAGTTGATGACTAATATATGCATGGGTCAATGTTACGACGACACAGATGACACTGCAACATGCTGCAGCCCTGCGATTGTCGCCCCCCGCTGGCGAATCAAACCACCCATTCCTTCAAAATTTATTGAGGCAAGGTCAGGACAGTCTTACCATTCTTATCTGCCAAGATGAGGCCGCCATCACCACCAGCTGTTGCAGCAATACCACCAATAGCTTTGCCATTTTTATTGAGTATTGACACTGATCCGTCTCCATTGGTATTACATGTCAACGCTGCCACCGTCTGACCTTCATTGTTACGAACCATCACGCCCCCATTGCCTTTGGGCCCAGCGCCTAAACCAACGACGGTTTCCCCATCATCACCGCGAATTTCCAGCCGACCCGTACCTTCGCCTTCTTCTGCCACCTTCAGAGATGCGACGGGCATGCCATGCTTGTTGAAAATGCTAATCATCCCAGTGCCTGAAGCATGCACCCCAATACCCACAGCAATCATGCCTTCCTTATTTCGAATCAGCAGCTCCCGAGCGGTCAAGCGGTCAGAGGAAGAAGTCATGGAGGTGCCCGCCAGTAATAAGGCCAGCAAACCAATACCACAGGCGGCATAGAGGACTCTTTTGAGAATACGAAGCTGAGATTCAAGGGCGATGATTCGGTCTGCAGCGGTGTTCATTTTCGAGGGCTCCTTTAGAGTTGATATGTGGTAACGATACCTCAGACATCCGCATGTGTTGTAACGGCTAGGTAACAGGCTCCCCGAATGGGGGCGATGGCATTATGGATAAAAAACCGCTGGCATGCGTTTTAACATGCGGCGCATGGTTCCACCATTGGACAAAATTAGCCGTTGTTTTCCAATGATCTTCTCGCCGCAGGGTATGAATATACGTGCCAAAACCATCTCAGCAGCATAGGAGACAATTGAACATGAAACGATCTCGGAACATCTTGTTCGCTAGTGGAATAATAGGCATCACAACCTTCACTGCACTGGCTGACTCCAATAATATTGTGGCCTCATTTGATTCATTGGTACTCGATAAATCTTCTCTTCTCGCAAAGGATCTCGACGGCGATTGTAAGATCTCACCTAATGACCTCGCCATCGCACTCGCGATGCGCATTGACCTTAATGCAGAGAGATCCACTGACCTTGATGGGGATGATTTCTATTCAGGTGCAGATGTCTTACTTTTGATTCAGAAGTCAATGCTTACGAGCATCAATGATGTTGATGGAAATGGAACTGTCAATGGACGCGACTTAGTGAGGCTGACTTCAGAATTCTCGAGCACCAATGGTCAGGCTGATGTTAATGGTGACCAAAAAGTTGACGCAAGAGATCTACGACCCATCCTTGAAAACATTGGGCATACCGTAGTATCAGATGTGGAGTTACTGTCCTATGCGGTCTTTGACCGCTTCATGCACTACCAAGAGCAAAAAGCTTCCGGCCAACTGAGGATTGCATCTTGCAAGGACCCCGTACCTACACCCTGGGAGAGCTATGCCAACAGAAGCGCTGCATCTTCTCCTGGTGGTTCTGGCGCATCAGGCAACTCCGCAGGTATCTCTTCTGAAGATAGCGATACTTGGCCAGACAACGATCACTCGATTGGAGTGAGTCGAACTTATCCGCCAAATACACACCATTGGTGGACCAGTTTGTGGACAACAACACACATGTGGTACTCAAGCGGAAACTGGCCAGGAAATCACCTATACACCTTGACGATTAACTGGCAACCGACGCAGGTGGGAAGCCATGGAACGTTGAATTCTGAAAACGAAGCATGGCCATCGAATCACACGTTCTTAGTTTCCAAAGACTGGACACCACAAGTTCCTGTCGGCCATGGACTGACCCATAGTGGTGTACCAATTCACCAAACAGAGGTCAGTGAACGCTGGCCACCTAATCATGACCGCATTGCAAGCAATACTTGGCCACCTCCTGAGCATGCCTCTGGTCCATCGGGTCAGACTGTTCATGACAACGCGGTCTCAGGCCTTTGGCCACCAAGCCACCATTACGAGGAATCTAGACTTGGCATCGGACCTGTGATAGGTGATCACACCCAACTTGTTTCTAATAGCTATGCCCCGCATTTGAAATCTATCAGCCGAAAATACCCGCCGAATCATGGCCAGTTAGTATCGAGCACGTGGAATCCTGGCGCCCACAATGGAAATATTAGTGATAACTGGCCCGCAAATCACTCATCACAAGCGTCAAACTACTGGCCAGATATTTATCCAGGCATTTGGCCACCCAACCATAACGTTGAACAATCAAATAGTTGGGGTGAACCACAGCCTCCTGGGCCAGGCCCCTTCCCGCCGGATCACGCATGGATACCAAGTGCCAATCAGGTTATGGATCTTCTTCCTGACATTCCTGTGATTCCCGATGGCCCCTGATTGAGACTTAATCTGTGGCATGTCCTTCATTTCATGATCTTCATCGAGGTATCAGTCCATGCATTTACTCTCTCTAGTCATCTCGACCTTAGTTATCACCGCGATCGCTGTTGCTCAACCACCCAGTACGGTACTACTGAATCAGGATTTGCTCGAACATTGGTGGGAAGGCACAGAGCGCCAAGATATGACGTTGGATAGCTCTCTTTCCTCTGAAGGCCAAGCCTTACGTGCTGCCTCTACAACTCTGACCCGAACCGTTGATTTCAACGAACCTCGATCTGTCTTACGACTGATCCTGGAAACCACTGGTGCTCAAGCAACGGTTTATCCCACAGAGCGATACTTCTATTACAAGTTCGATCTTGGGCATCGTCGTGTTAGTGGCAACCTTCGCTTTACAGAAATTGAAGATGGCTTTCTGCATATAGGCTACTTCGATGACTTCATGCCGCGAGGTGCCATTCAAATCGGCACCTTCATCGATGGCCAAGACATTTCGATTGAAGATGGACCGCTTCCCAATCAATACATCGTGAGCTTTGAAGACTTGCGTACGGTCTTTACTCTCAACACCCTACCATTTGATAGAGCTGATGAACTTTCCATACTTGAAGGCGAAAACTACATTTCAGGCATTCTCGATGAGTCTGGGCATACATTACACCTTCTCTATAACACCATCGATCACATGTTCTTTTATGTTCGATCAGTCTCTGCTGCTCAACCAGAGAGCTTTACCAACTACAAGACTCCCGGCGGAATGGATCTAAAGATTGGGACGCGATCTCGCTTTGTCTTTTATCTCGATCCAGAGACCCAACGTGAAATCTTGGTTGGTGTCCTCAATGCCAATGTCCAAAGCAATGGCTATTTCGATGGCCCTTTTGATCAAGTACCACCTCGCCTGGATATCAAACCACTTCTAGAGGCAGCGTATCCCTATATAAAACTCGGAAGCGGCATTGATGCCCACGGGAACTTTTTGAATGGTCTCTCGCAGCGAGTAGCCATCTCTCCCTACCAAGCATATGACTCTATTGAAAAGCTCGCGACCACCCTCGATCAACTCTACCGGCCAGCGAGCGATGGTCCATTGCGATGGACATTTCTGTGTTATGAGTGGAAACGAGACTATCACAAGCAGTTGGCAGCTATGGAAGCACAAAACAGAACTGCCGCTGAGAATCGTCAGGCAGGCGACCATATTCACAACCGAGCGACCAGCCAATCCTGGCCGGCAAATCATTGGGGCGATGCGAGCCGGCAATGGGTCGGGCACACGCTCGATTCCAGTCGCTCTTGGACGCCTAATCACAAGGTGGATACGAGCAAGACATCAACTACACCCGATGTTTCCGAAGATCCGGAACAAAAAACTCTTGCTACGGCAGTGGTCCCCTGACCCCAAGGCCATCTGCCATGACCATCGACTTCTTCTCTGAGAGATCATTTGCGAGAATAACGCAGCCAGCCGTCTTTAAATGATCTTCTCACATTGATTGATCACCAAAAAGAAAGCCGCGGCGAACATTGAACCTGTTCGCCGCGGCCTGAAGTAAAGCTCCACGTATCAATCATTCGATGGGTGCTGCTTAGATCATGGGCATGTGCCTGCAACGCCGATCATTCGCCCCGTTCTTGCCGGCGCAATCGGAATATCCAATGTGCCTGCTAAATTGACGATTTCATTAGGCATTGCTGGTATCCATGAGTAGACCGGATTCGCTTGACCTGTCATGAATACGCGATGTGCAGGAAAACCATCATGATTGCCAGTGATGGTATACGTTGCAGGTAGCATCCCGGTGTTTGGATCACAACGCTGGGCGACCCTAATCTTAATTTGCCCATCGATTGCGGGAACAGGCCCCACATCTAATGCCGGAAGAGTGACAGGTATCCCCCAAACCCATATTCTAATCGGAGGCGTCACAAGGTTAGGTATGTTGAATGGTGATCCATGGATCATAAACTCGAAATGTGATGATCTGGCCAAGACACCATTGTTGAGATGGCCTGTGACAAATGGACCAGCCACAAGTGTGACATTCGTATTGACTATCGCCGGTGGGATAACTGGTGCAACATAGACTGGAAACGCAAGCGTGTTGGCAGGCCAAGGACACGCAGCTGAATTCGCTGGCGTAAATGGAACGGCATAAGGCGGCGGACCACCACCCGCAATGTGGCCGAATCCAACCGCAGAGCGACGATAAAAGTGCTGCCCATTTTGCCCCGCGGGGCTGAGTATTGAAAAGTTGAACCAGCCATTGGCGGCAATATCCGAGCCCACCATTAGTCGATCTGTTGTGAGGGCCAGCCCATCACCAGAGACACCGAAGGCATAAGAACCAGATATGGGAATCGTGCCAGGTATGGGATGATCCGCCAGAGCGATCCCCGCAATACCACTCCAGGGAATGCCTGCACGATATTTGAACTGACCTTGACAATACCGCTGTACTGTAATTGTCCAGGTATACACACATCCAATTGAATCCGTTGCTTGAACCGTCACTGAACCTGCAACATCTTCGAGCGCTCGAATGTAATAAGCGCAGTTACCCGAATATGGATTTTGCACTGGTTGATGGGCATCAAGAAGTTCAGCACCACTGATTATTTTCCACTGGATTTTGTCACATGCTTCCCAGCAGGTGAAATCGATATACACATTATCTTTGTCACCCATATACAACGGCCCCTCGAGACAATCTGCAGCACAAGCACAATCGTCAGGGATGCCATCGCGGTCTAAATCCTCTTCACATGAATCCGGCACACCATCGCCATCACAATCTTCGATGGCAATACCAACTGGCCATGAGGTGTCAGGAATTCCATCCCCATCACAGTCAACGAGAATTTCTTCAGGATCCACACCATCGCCATCACCATGCTCATGGTCATCTGGCTCCCCACCATAATCAACATCCTCACCACCAGACTGATCGTTTTCATCGCCAACTTCCCAAGGTTCTGGACAGTCGAAACAATCAGCTAAGGGACTGACCTCAGGCGCTTCGACCACGCTTGAGTACATGTGCATCATGATTTCATTGGCAAACTCGCCATACTCAAGATCCAGCGACGCGCCGATTGCTGTGTTTTCTTGAGTTGCAAGCGTCACAGATCGAACCAAGTCATCTGAATCAATAAATCCATTCTCGTTGAGATCAAGCTGCTGTCGTTTCTGCATACCCGCCAGGCTCTCAGCATCAAACCAACCCAGGAGCTGTCTCTGATGTAGATCCCAGACTGCAGCGACCGGCGCGTATACGTCTACAGCCGTCTGATGCCAGCCGGATACCAGCAGATCGTTGTAACCGTCGTTGTTGTAATCCCTCTCAAAAGAGAGATGAGCCCCGAGGTTCACCACCACTGCATTCTGATTATTTTGGATGACCAGATCAGGCTTGCCTTTCGCGACCGCGTCTCGACCATTGGCCCCGAAATAAACTGACACTTGGCCGATTTCGCCGAACGTGCCGGGATCAGCCAATACCAGGTCCTGTTGACCATCTTCGTTGACATCTACGTGCAACACGGTGCTCGACGATGGCTGCGCAGAGAGACGCTGATTGACTGTCGCATCCCTCTGGCCAAAGGAGGAATGGGACAAT
This genomic interval from Phycisphaerales bacterium contains the following:
- a CDS encoding YdhR family protein translates to MHILVINFNLNGVSRPEYEAVCDEVAGDFAECSGLISKYWLANEETNTYGGVYVWKDEQSMLDYKKSELFDGIENHPAFANVTVTDFEVLASPTKITHGVGA
- a CDS encoding dockerin type I domain-containing protein, whose translation is MKRSRNILFASGIIGITTFTALADSNNIVASFDSLVLDKSSLLAKDLDGDCKISPNDLAIALAMRIDLNAERSTDLDGDDFYSGADVLLLIQKSMLTSINDVDGNGTVNGRDLVRLTSEFSSTNGQADVNGDQKVDARDLRPILENIGHTVVSDVELLSYAVFDRFMHYQEQKASGQLRIASCKDPVPTPWESYANRSAASSPGGSGASGNSAGISSEDSDTWPDNDHSIGVSRTYPPNTHHWWTSLWTTTHMWYSSGNWPGNHLYTLTINWQPTQVGSHGTLNSENEAWPSNHTFLVSKDWTPQVPVGHGLTHSGVPIHQTEVSERWPPNHDRIASNTWPPPEHASGPSGQTVHDNAVSGLWPPSHHYEESRLGIGPVIGDHTQLVSNSYAPHLKSISRKYPPNHGQLVSSTWNPGAHNGNISDNWPANHSSQASNYWPDIYPGIWPPNHNVEQSNSWGEPQPPGPGPFPPDHAWIPSANQVMDLLPDIPVIPDGP